Proteins encoded within one genomic window of Couchioplanes caeruleus:
- a CDS encoding sugar ABC transporter substrate-binding protein — translation MARAALALAAAGVLAAGVAACDGDGGDDDRTVGRVGVILPDTKSSARWATADPRFLREAFARAGVTADIQNAQGDKSQFQTIADGMISSGVRVLMIVNLDSGTGKAVLDKAKRAGIATIDYDRLTLSGGADYYVSFDNVAVGRLQGEGLVKCLTDRKRIRPVVAELNGSPTDNNSTLFKQGYDSVLQPKFDSGEYVKGPDQSVSDWDNAQAGTMFEQMLTQRRDIKGVLAANDGIANAAIGVLRKYRLHGDVLVTGQDATVQGLRNILAGDQCMTVYKDIQKEAAEATAVAVALARGQRPTTATDVVTDPETGRNVPSILLTPKAVTRDTIPAVIAEGFVTRQELCTAEYAAACAAAGIG, via the coding sequence ATGGCAAGGGCGGCCTTGGCCCTCGCCGCGGCCGGCGTGCTGGCCGCCGGCGTCGCGGCGTGCGACGGTGACGGTGGCGACGACGATCGCACGGTGGGCAGGGTCGGCGTCATCCTGCCCGACACGAAGAGTTCGGCGCGGTGGGCGACCGCCGATCCCCGCTTTCTGCGGGAGGCGTTCGCCCGGGCCGGTGTGACCGCTGACATCCAGAACGCGCAGGGCGACAAGAGCCAGTTCCAGACGATCGCCGACGGGATGATCTCCAGCGGGGTCCGGGTGCTGATGATCGTGAACCTGGACTCCGGCACCGGCAAGGCGGTCCTGGACAAGGCGAAGAGGGCCGGGATCGCGACGATCGACTACGACCGGCTTACGCTCAGTGGCGGCGCCGACTACTACGTCAGTTTCGACAATGTGGCGGTCGGCAGGTTGCAGGGGGAGGGTCTGGTGAAGTGCCTGACCGACAGGAAGCGCATCAGGCCGGTGGTGGCCGAGCTCAACGGCTCGCCCACGGACAACAATTCCACGCTGTTCAAGCAGGGGTACGACTCGGTGTTGCAGCCGAAGTTCGACTCGGGTGAGTACGTGAAGGGTCCGGACCAGTCGGTGTCGGACTGGGACAACGCGCAGGCCGGCACGATGTTCGAGCAGATGCTGACGCAGCGTAGGGACATCAAGGGCGTCCTCGCGGCCAACGACGGCATCGCCAACGCGGCCATCGGGGTGCTGCGCAAGTACCGGCTGCACGGTGACGTCCTGGTCACCGGCCAGGACGCCACCGTGCAGGGCCTGCGCAACATCCTCGCCGGCGACCAGTGCATGACCGTCTACAAGGACATCCAGAAGGAGGCCGCCGAGGCGACCGCGGTGGCGGTCGCCCTGGCCCGCGGCCAGCGCCCCACCACGGCCACCGACGTGGTCACCGATCCGGAGACGGGCAGGAACGTCCCGTCCATCCTGCTCACCCCGAAGGCCGTCACCCGGGACACCATCCCCGCCGTCATCGCCGAGGGCTTCGTGACCCGGCAGGAGCTCTGCACTGCCGAGTACGCGGCCGCGTGTGCGGCCGCGGGCATCGGCTGA
- a CDS encoding AurF N-oxygenase family protein: MVLSDRSQTATRLLRSSAAHSYDPGVEIDWEAPLLRDAWFVPEHRSSLYGTDLWRRLTPEQRITLTRHEVASIAGLGVWFETILMQLLLREYYKQDPTDPHAQYALTEVADECRHSVMFGRMIEKLECPVYRVGAFDSGLGKLIALTATGPRMYAAILISEEILDSLQREAAADETVQPLVRMVSRIHVIEEARHVRFAREELARQVRAAGRARLAHDRLIIARAAYLSGRRLVAPEAYRSVGIDPRVGVRAAWANPHHRETMRWAAEKVVAYLRELDLIGGPGMALWRRSGLL, translated from the coding sequence GTGGTTCTCTCCGACCGTTCCCAGACAGCGACCCGGCTGCTGCGCTCCTCGGCGGCACACTCCTACGACCCGGGAGTCGAGATCGACTGGGAGGCACCCCTGCTCCGGGACGCCTGGTTCGTGCCGGAGCACCGGTCGTCGCTCTACGGCACCGACCTGTGGCGCCGGCTCACCCCCGAGCAGCGGATCACCCTCACCCGGCACGAGGTCGCCAGCATCGCCGGCCTCGGCGTGTGGTTCGAGACCATCCTCATGCAGTTGCTGCTGCGCGAGTACTACAAACAGGACCCCACCGACCCCCACGCCCAGTACGCCCTCACCGAGGTGGCGGACGAGTGCCGCCACTCGGTGATGTTCGGCCGCATGATCGAGAAGCTGGAGTGCCCGGTCTACCGCGTCGGCGCCTTCGACTCCGGCCTGGGCAAACTGATCGCGCTGACGGCGACCGGCCCCCGCATGTACGCGGCCATCCTCATCAGCGAGGAGATCCTCGACTCCCTCCAGCGTGAGGCCGCGGCCGACGAGACCGTGCAGCCGCTGGTCCGCATGGTGTCGCGCATCCACGTCATCGAGGAGGCCCGCCACGTCCGCTTCGCCCGCGAGGAACTCGCCCGCCAGGTTCGAGCGGCGGGCAGGGCGAGGCTGGCGCACGACCGGCTGATCATCGCGCGCGCCGCGTATCTGAGTGGCCGGCGCCTCGTCGCGCCCGAGGCCTACCGGTCGGTGGGCATCGACCCGCGGGTCGGCGTCCGCGCGGCGTGGGCCAATCCCCACCACCGCGAGACGATGCGGTGGGCGGCCGAGAAGGTGGTCGCCTACCTGCGGGAACTGGACCTGATCGGCGGCCCGGGCATGGCACTGTGGCGCCGTTCGGGCCTGCTCTGA
- a CDS encoding TetR family transcriptional regulator, which translates to MSADDETVNSADGRSKRWAHHRERRREELIDAVIAAIRELGPEPGIDAVAAHAGVSKPVLYRYFTDKSGVWEAVARRAAAAVVEAVAPAVAAVGEDREVVTAAVDAYLAFIENDPHLYRFVVHQRGIARERDVVADAIDTVASVLARILGDRLRALGLDSGGALPWAYGIVGYVQTVGDWWLRHQQPISREALAEYLTTLLWGGMEGVRSAADTPGGLAAKL; encoded by the coding sequence ATGAGCGCCGACGACGAGACAGTCAACAGTGCCGATGGGCGCAGCAAGCGGTGGGCGCACCACCGCGAGCGGCGCCGCGAAGAGCTCATCGACGCCGTCATCGCGGCGATCCGCGAGCTCGGTCCCGAGCCCGGCATCGACGCGGTGGCCGCGCACGCCGGCGTCAGCAAGCCGGTGCTCTACCGCTACTTCACCGACAAGTCCGGCGTGTGGGAGGCCGTCGCCCGGCGGGCGGCGGCCGCGGTGGTCGAGGCGGTGGCGCCCGCGGTCGCCGCCGTCGGCGAGGACCGCGAGGTAGTCACCGCGGCGGTCGACGCCTACCTGGCCTTCATCGAGAACGATCCCCACCTCTACCGGTTCGTGGTGCACCAGCGCGGCATCGCCCGGGAGCGCGACGTCGTCGCCGACGCGATCGACACCGTCGCCAGCGTGCTGGCCCGCATCCTCGGCGACCGGCTGCGGGCCCTCGGGCTCGATTCGGGAGGCGCGCTGCCGTGGGCGTACGGGATCGTCGGCTACGTCCAGACCGTCGGCGACTGGTGGCTGCGCCATCAGCAGCCGATCAGCCGCGAGGCCCTCGCGGAGTACCTGACCACGTTGCTCTGGGGCGGGATGGAAGGGGTCCGATCCGCCGCGGACACACCAGGAGGATTGGCGGCGAAACTGTGA
- a CDS encoding DUF4873 domain-containing protein produces MSDADEEYRGEAEIRAGETAVTVTVRLSVQFEPVEGRYRWAGRAAPDATLSAQLRSGTRDVTVRIGEREAAARLGEPDPWGGVRLSGVGRAPWSAVAGA; encoded by the coding sequence GTGAGCGATGCGGACGAGGAGTACCGGGGCGAGGCCGAGATCCGGGCCGGGGAGACGGCGGTGACCGTCACCGTACGACTGTCGGTGCAGTTCGAACCGGTCGAGGGCCGCTACCGCTGGGCCGGTCGGGCGGCTCCGGACGCCACCCTCAGCGCCCAGTTGCGGTCCGGGACGCGGGACGTGACCGTCCGCATCGGCGAGCGCGAGGCGGCGGCCCGGCTGGGCGAGCCGGACCCGTGGGGCGGCGTGCGCCTTAGCGGAGTGGGCCGGGCGCCGTGGAGCGCAGTTGCCGGGGCGTGA
- a CDS encoding AraC family transcriptional regulator: MEPMVRAASLRGLPALVDSLGGDGAALLARFGVTCAAVESDDAVIPALAAGELLETAAAELCCPDLGLRLAGTQNASVLGPLALAIENSPTFGEALTTTRRFLFVHSPALTVSQIPDPSGRPGVVGLLYRSTEVEPLPPQAAGLGLGLFHRIIMLLRGGPYGLRSVHLPHPALAPVEAYTRFFGAEVRFDRPDAVLRVPGGLASTAVPGGNQVLHDLAVDYIASHFPAPGQRIAERVRLLLTQALGSSPVEITAVAKVLRTHPRTLQRRLADEGTTFETILDEVRSLAAHRLITQTDLPLTQVTAMVGLAEQSALSRAVRRWYGLTPRQLRSTAPGPLR, translated from the coding sequence ATGGAACCGATGGTGCGCGCCGCCAGCCTGCGGGGGCTGCCCGCGCTCGTGGACAGCCTCGGCGGCGACGGCGCCGCGCTGCTCGCGCGCTTCGGCGTGACCTGCGCGGCGGTGGAGTCCGACGACGCGGTGATCCCGGCGCTGGCCGCCGGGGAGCTGCTGGAGACGGCCGCCGCCGAGCTCTGCTGCCCGGACCTGGGGCTGCGCCTGGCCGGAACGCAGAACGCGTCGGTGCTCGGCCCGCTCGCCCTGGCCATCGAGAACTCCCCGACCTTCGGCGAGGCCCTCACCACCACGCGGCGGTTCCTGTTCGTGCACAGCCCCGCCCTGACCGTCTCGCAGATCCCCGACCCGTCGGGCCGCCCGGGCGTGGTCGGCCTGCTGTACCGCAGTACGGAGGTCGAGCCGTTGCCGCCGCAGGCCGCCGGGCTGGGCCTGGGCCTGTTCCACCGGATCATCATGCTGCTGCGCGGCGGCCCGTACGGGCTGCGCTCCGTGCACCTGCCGCACCCGGCGCTGGCGCCGGTCGAGGCGTACACCCGGTTCTTCGGGGCGGAGGTGCGTTTCGACCGGCCCGACGCGGTGCTGCGGGTGCCCGGCGGCCTCGCCAGCACCGCGGTCCCGGGCGGCAACCAGGTGCTGCACGATCTCGCCGTCGACTACATCGCCAGCCATTTCCCGGCGCCCGGGCAGCGCATTGCGGAGCGGGTGCGCCTGCTGCTGACCCAGGCGCTGGGATCCTCGCCCGTCGAGATCACCGCGGTCGCCAAGGTGCTGCGGACCCACCCGCGGACGTTGCAGCGCCGGCTGGCGGACGAGGGCACCACGTTCGAGACCATTCTGGACGAGGTCCGCTCGCTCGCCGCGCACCGGCTCATCACCCAGACGGACCTGCCGTTGACCCAGGTCACCGCCATGGTCGGCCTGGCCGAGCAGTCCGCGCTGAGCCGCGCGGTGCGGCGCTGGTACGGCCTCACGCCCCGGCAACTGCGCTCCACGGCGCCCGGCCCACTCCGCTAA
- a CDS encoding flavin-containing monooxygenase codes for MAEHFDVLIIGAGLSGIGAAWRLRRERPGTTYAILEARTAIGGTWDLFRYPGVRSDSDMFTLSYPFRPWRGAQAIASGESIRAYIRATAEDGGIMPHIRFGTKVLSASWADSRWTVTTDQGTFTCTFLYACAGYYDYAQGYQPDFAGLDDFRGTLVHPQFWPEDLDYSGKRVVVIGSGATAVTVVPAMAGTAAHVTMLQRSPTYMTVLPERDVIADLLRRGLPPRVAHTLVRAKNVLLTQGFYQLSRRRPERVKALLRRFTLAQLGDRAMLDEHFTPTYQPWDQRLCVVPDGDLFTAIKAGTASVVTAHIDRFVPEGIRLTDGRVLEADVVVSATGLSLLPLGGVELTVDGEAVEPGRTVAYRGVMLSGVPNFAYCIGYTNASWTLRADLSHRYVLRLLSYMARNGYTTATPQERPGPRRPLLDLTSGYVQRSLDRFPSQGDRDPWTVRQNYLRDVLFTPRADVRRDMTFGRQPAPVLEEIR; via the coding sequence ATGGCCGAACACTTCGACGTCCTCATCATCGGCGCCGGTCTATCCGGGATCGGCGCGGCATGGCGGCTGCGCCGGGAACGGCCCGGCACGACGTACGCGATCCTCGAGGCCCGCACCGCGATCGGCGGCACCTGGGACCTGTTCCGTTATCCCGGCGTCCGCTCGGACTCCGACATGTTCACCCTGAGCTACCCGTTCCGGCCGTGGCGCGGCGCCCAGGCGATCGCGTCCGGGGAGTCGATCCGGGCGTACATCCGCGCGACCGCCGAGGACGGCGGGATCATGCCGCACATCCGCTTCGGCACCAAGGTGCTCTCCGCGAGCTGGGCGGACTCCCGCTGGACCGTCACCACCGACCAGGGCACCTTCACCTGCACCTTTCTGTACGCGTGCGCGGGCTACTACGACTACGCGCAGGGCTATCAGCCGGACTTCGCGGGCCTGGACGACTTCCGCGGCACCCTCGTGCACCCGCAGTTCTGGCCCGAGGATCTCGACTACTCGGGCAAGCGGGTGGTCGTCATCGGCAGCGGCGCCACGGCCGTGACCGTGGTGCCGGCGATGGCCGGGACCGCCGCGCACGTGACGATGCTGCAGCGCTCCCCCACGTACATGACGGTGCTGCCGGAGCGCGACGTGATCGCCGACCTGCTGCGCCGGGGGCTGCCACCCCGGGTCGCGCACACCCTCGTGCGCGCCAAGAACGTCCTGCTGACGCAGGGCTTCTATCAGCTCTCCCGGCGCCGGCCCGAGCGGGTCAAGGCCCTGCTGCGCCGCTTCACCCTGGCCCAGCTCGGCGACCGGGCGATGCTGGACGAGCACTTCACCCCGACCTACCAGCCCTGGGACCAGCGCCTGTGCGTGGTGCCCGACGGCGACCTGTTCACCGCCATCAAGGCGGGCACGGCCTCGGTGGTGACCGCCCACATCGACCGGTTCGTGCCCGAGGGCATCCGGCTCACCGACGGCCGGGTGCTGGAGGCGGACGTCGTCGTCTCGGCCACCGGGCTGTCGCTGCTCCCGCTCGGCGGCGTGGAGCTCACCGTCGACGGCGAGGCCGTGGAGCCCGGCAGGACCGTCGCCTACCGCGGCGTGATGCTCAGCGGCGTGCCGAACTTCGCGTACTGCATCGGCTACACCAACGCCTCGTGGACCCTGCGCGCCGACCTGTCGCACCGCTATGTCCTGCGGCTGCTGTCCTACATGGCCCGCAACGGCTACACGACCGCGACACCGCAGGAACGGCCGGGCCCGCGCCGGCCGCTGCTCGACCTGACGTCCGGCTACGTGCAGCGGTCGCTGGACCGCTTCCCGAGCCAGGGCGACCGCGACCCGTGGACCGTACGGCAGAACTATCTGCGCGACGTCCTCTTCACCCCCCGCGCCGACGTCCGCCGGGACATGACGTTCGGTCGTCAGCCCGCCCCCGTGCTCGAGGAGATCCGATGA
- a CDS encoding SDR family NAD(P)-dependent oxidoreductase, producing the protein MTGLTPYRFAGRTAVVTGAAGGIGEQLAHGLAARGSDLVLADRDALRLDEVAESLRAAYPGRAIEAAVVDLADRDAVIAFAQGVRGRHPRLGLLINNAGVALGGRFDQVTVEEFEWVMAVNFTAPMLLMHHLLPSLTAEPGSHLVNISSLYGLIAPPGQSAYSASKFAIRGLSEVLRGELLENGVGVTTVHPGGVRTRIAESARIAGGIPADEVEEHQRMFAALLTYPPERAAADILDGVRHRRGRLLIAPTAKLPDLLARLLPESHMRLLAKLTETIARRGAAKVEVNK; encoded by the coding sequence ATGACCGGACTGACCCCGTACCGTTTCGCCGGGCGTACCGCCGTCGTCACCGGCGCCGCGGGCGGCATCGGCGAGCAGCTCGCCCACGGCCTCGCCGCGCGCGGCAGCGATCTGGTGCTCGCCGACCGCGACGCGCTGCGCCTCGACGAGGTGGCCGAGTCGCTGCGGGCCGCCTATCCCGGCCGGGCGATCGAGGCCGCGGTCGTCGACCTCGCCGACCGCGACGCGGTGATCGCCTTCGCGCAGGGCGTCCGCGGGCGGCACCCGCGGCTGGGCCTGCTGATCAACAACGCGGGCGTCGCCCTGGGCGGCCGCTTCGACCAGGTGACGGTCGAGGAGTTCGAATGGGTGATGGCGGTGAACTTCACCGCGCCGATGCTGCTCATGCACCATCTCTTGCCCAGCCTGACCGCCGAGCCGGGTTCCCATCTCGTCAACATCTCCAGCCTGTACGGGCTCATCGCCCCGCCCGGGCAGTCCGCCTACAGCGCCAGCAAGTTCGCCATCCGCGGCCTGAGCGAGGTGCTGCGCGGCGAGTTGCTCGAGAACGGCGTCGGGGTGACCACGGTGCATCCGGGCGGCGTGCGTACCCGGATCGCCGAGAGCGCGCGCATCGCCGGTGGCATTCCGGCCGACGAGGTCGAGGAGCACCAGCGGATGTTCGCCGCGCTGCTGACGTATCCACCGGAGAGGGCGGCCGCCGACATCCTCGACGGCGTGCGGCACCGCCGCGGCCGGCTCCTCATCGCCCCCACCGCGAAGCTCCCCGACCTGCTCGCCCGGCTGCTGCCGGAATCGCACATGCGGCTCCTCGCCAAGCTCACCGAGACGATCGCCCGGCGGGGTGCGGCCAAGGTCGAGGTCAACAAATGA